The Chitinibacter bivalviorum genomic interval TGGTGAACAGATTGTAAATGTTCAGGTACAGGCTCAAGGTGGCCGAAATGTAATTGGTTTCGCCACCATTCACGATGCGACTGACATCAAACAGGATAAAGCCAGAAAACAGCAATACCGCTACGGCAGAGATGGTCAGCGACAGCGCAGGAATGGCGAAGAAAATATTCGCGATCGCAGCCAGCAGCACAATCACCAGACCGATCATCAAGAATTTACCCATAAAGGAAAAATCTTTCTTGGTCACGGTGGCGATGGTGGCCAAGGTAAAGAAGATCGCAGCAGTACCCACTGCGGCAATACCGATCAACTCGGCACCGTTGCTAAATTTGAGCGCGACTTGCAGGATTTGGCTCAGCCACAGACCCATAAAACCAGTCCAAGCGAGCAAAATCGCAACGCCTGCGCCTGATTCTTTGGTTTTTTCAATGGCGTAAAACGCGCCAAAGCTTACCGCCATAAACACGATAAAACCCATCATCGGGCTCATCGCAAATTTCATCGAGATACCCAAAATGGCACCCGCTGCTGTTGGCAACATTGACAGCGCCAACAGGAAATAGGTGTTGCGCAACACGCGGTTGCGTTCAACGGCCAGCGTCGTGCTACCGTAGCTTGCTGGATTGTATTGCATGATCAGACTCTCCTAGACTTTTATCATCGGCTTGCGCCATGCCACTAAGATGCGGGGAAATGAGAAAAGTTTCAAGTCATCGCGGCTAAATTGACAATATTCTCAAGCTTTTGCCATGCCTCATTCAAACACCGGCGCAAACGCCTGCTCGATGGCAGCCAGATCTAATGACTCAATACTTGCTTCGCGCCAGCGGTGTGGCTGATTGCGATCAAATAGCGTGGCGTAAATACCCGCTTGGAAATCACCATAACGCAGTGCACAGGCAGCCATTTGCGTTTCCAATGCCACCGTTTCAGCCAGCGTTTTATCAGCGCAGATGTCTTGCAAGCGCCAGCTAAGGTACAAGGATGTGGGCGAGGCTTTGTGCATACGTTGGGCCACATGCCCTAAATAATCGCAGGTATGACCTGCAAGATCTTTTAAATATTGAACTGCAGATAGATACCCACCACTGGCAGCTAGCTCAAACTCGCCCTGATGGGATAAAAGTTGGGGCTCGATGGCACAGCTCGGCACCGCAATGGACGACAGATATTGAGCCAATCGCTGATGATCCGCCGTGTCACCTTGCCAATCTAAGCCCGCCAGCTCCAACAGCGTCTGGTGCCGGCGCTCATCGGGCAAGAGCCATTGCGCCGCGCCCAATGCTAGCGCGTCTGCCGCGTTCATCGCAGCCCCCGAGAGAGCCAAAAAGCGGCCAGCGCTCCCCATTTGCGGTAGCCACCAACTGGCGGCCACATCGGGAAATAGCCCAATACCCGTTTCTGGCATGGCCAAACGGCTTGTTGGGGTCACGATGCGATGACTCGCGGCTGAAAATAAGCCCCATCCGCCGCCCATCACAATGCCGTGCCCCCACGCCAGCACCGGCTTGGGATATTCGCGGATCGTTTGGCAGAGGCGGTATTCTTCGGCAAAAAAAGCATCGCCTTCGCCGATGGCCCCAGCGCTGGTCATCGCGTGATACAGCGCTTTCAAATCACCGCCGGCACAAAACCCGCGTTCACCCGCACCAATCAAGACGATCGCGACCAACTGCGCATCATGCTCCCACGCGGCGAGGGCGGCGGCCATTTGTCGCACCATCGCCAAATTTTGGGCGTTAATCCGCTCGGGCGCGCTCAGCGCCAAACAGCCAATCTGCGCCCCGCAGCTCGTATTGATGGTTGAAACATGAACGGTCATTCACGACTCCTGCCGAAAGGATATGCGGGCATTTAGCCTGATCCGGCCAAGGCGCAGCAAGCAGTAATTTCCTTTATAGCGGCTGTAACATAAGTAGGACGATGCTGACCTATAGTGGGGAAAATAACCCGCTTGAGCATAGGTATGAATGCGCAGCATGATTTAACAGAATTAGCCGAGCTCGAAGCAATCATCGCCCAAGCGCCATCTTGGCTATCGGTGCAACAACATGGTGTGATTCACGCCCAAACTCATCAATATCCTTTGTATAGCTTAAGTTTAGGCAGCCCTGCTGCCGATGCGCCCGTGCTGGGTTTTTTTGGCGGCGTCCATGGCCTTGAGCGCATCGGCAGTCAGATCTTGCTCGCTTTGCTGCAAAGCCTGCTGGTGCGCATGGAATGGGATAGCAGCCTGCAGCACAAACTCCAAAAGATGCGCATTGTGTTTATGCCGCTGATCAATCCTGCTGGCATGGTCAAAGGCTGGCGCAGTAATGGCGATGGCATTGATCTGATGCGCAATGCGCCAGTCGAAGCAAGCCAGCGTCCCGCCTTGCTCGTGGGCGGGCATCGGATAAGTCGCCACTTGCCTTGGTATCGGGGGAGCGCCGATGGCGATATGGCACCAGAAAATCAGGCTTTGTGTGAAGTCGTGCGCGAGCAGTTATTGTCTGCGCCATTGAGTATCGCGCTCGATTGCCATTCGGGTTTTGGCTTGCGCGATCGGGTCTGGTTTCCCTATGCACACACGCATGAGCCGATCACTCATTTGCCCGATGTCCATGCGCTGGCACATTTGTTTCAACGTAGCTATCCAAATCACCCCTACGTAATCGAGCCGCAGGCGCGGCAATACCTGACCCACGGCGATATCTGGGATTATTTATATTTGCAGCACAGCCAAAGCAGCCAGCGCATCTTTTTGCCGCTCACCCTTGAGCTCGGCTCTTGGTTGTGGATTAAAAAAAACCCGCGCCAGATGCTGTCCTTGGGCGGCTTATTCAATCCAATTGTGCCGCATCGCCAGCAAAGGGTATTGCGCAAGCATTTAATCTTGTTCGAATTTTTAATCCGTGCGGTGCATGATTATCAACATTGGCTGACGCAGCCAGACAATCGTGCCCAGCACCAGCAACTAGCGCTGCAACAGTGGTATCAGCCATGAAAACATGGGTGCTATTACGCGGTCTGATGCGCGAAACGCGGCATTGGGGGCATTTCGTCGATCAACTACAAACTCGTTTTCCGCAGGATCAGATTATTTGTATTGAATGGCCAGGCAATGGCCTGCTCCACCAGCAACAAAGCCTGACTTCAATTGGCGACATGGCAGAGTATGTGCAGCAAAGCCTGATTGAGAAAGGCATTGACGGGCCATACCATGTGATCGCTATTTCACTTGGCGCCATGGCGGCGATCGAATGGGCGCATCGCCACCCGCACTGCTTGGCCAGTTGTACGCTAATCAATACCAGTTTGCGTCGCTACAACCCCATCCATCAGCGCTTGCGCTGGTCACAATGGCCAGTGCTCATCAGGCTTGCCTTACTAGCCCCCGCCGAACGTGAAGCCATGATCATGCGGCTCACGAGTCAGCGACAGCACGTGCCCCCCCTGCTGGCATGGCAAAATTATGCGCAGCAATACCCTATTAGCACGGCCAATGCATTGCGCCAGCTTTGGGCTGCCAGCCATTATCGTGCGCCGAGCTGCGCGCCAGCGGTGCCGCTGCTGATGCTCAATGCCTTGGGGGATCAACTGGTCGATCCGCGCTGCAGCGCGCAAATTGCCGCGCAATGGCAGGTACCGCTGCAAACGCATCCCGATGCAGGGCATGATTTGCCACTGGATGACGGGGAATGGGTACTGACGCAAATCGCGGCAACATTCTTCAATAAAACTGAAGATGCCAGTCAAAACTCTTTGCTATCCGAAGCGCAAATTCATGCTTTATGATGAATGCAACTCACCAACCTGTAAGGGATCAAACCATGAAAGTTTTGGCCATCTGCGGCAGTTTGCGCGAAAAATCGACCAATAAAGGCTTGCTGCGCTTTGCGCAAGCCAATGCGCCCGAAGGCATGGAAATTACGATTGCCGATCTGAGCCAAGTACCTTTTTATAATGCTGATATCACCGAGCAACCTGCTGCGGTCAAAACCTTGTTAGCACAATTTGACGCGGCTGATGCATTTATTTTTGGTGCCACCGAATACAATTATTCGATTGCCCCTGCGTTGAAAAACGCAATTGATTGGGCTTCTCGTGCTGAAGGCAACACATTACTTGGCGGCAAAGCGGCGGCGATTATGGGGGCGGCAGGTGGCATGGGCTCTTCGCGTTCGCAATATCACTTGCGTCAGGTTTGCACTTTTATCGACGTGCATCCACTCAATAAGCCCGAAGTATTTGCCAATGCATTTGCCGGCACATTTGATGCCGATGGCAACCTGACCGATGAGAAAATTAAAGAGAATATTCGCCAACAATTGATCGCGCTGGCGGCCTGGTCAAAGAAAATTAGCGCCTAACCAAGGGGCATGTTCAGATTATGTGTTGATATGAACAGTACTTGGTTTGACTAGGAAAAACGATATTCGTAGGGTGGGTTAGGCTAAGCCGTAACCCACCGTTACGCTGCTTTTCTTTATGTCGCGTCACTACGATTCTTGTTATCAACACGTTATCTGAACATGCCCTAACCAAGTGGGGTATATCTACAAAATCTAATCAATTAAATGATTTTTGAGATATACCCATCAATCTAGCACAACCCACTCACCTTTTACCCGCCCCTCGATGGGGCGGTACTGGGTTTTGTAGGACATTTTGCGACAATCTTTGATCCAGTAGCCGAGATACACATAGGGCAAAC includes:
- a CDS encoding Bax inhibitor-1/YccA family protein; the encoded protein is MQYNPASYGSTTLAVERNRVLRNTYFLLALSMLPTAAGAILGISMKFAMSPMMGFIVFMAVSFGAFYAIEKTKESGAGVAILLAWTGFMGLWLSQILQVALKFSNGAELIGIAAVGTAAIFFTLATIATVTKKDFSFMGKFLMIGLVIVLLAAIANIFFAIPALSLTISAVAVLLFSGFILFDVSRIVNGGETNYISATLSLYLNIYNLFTSLLNLLMAFSGNSRD
- a CDS encoding enoyl-CoA hydratase/isomerase family protein — its product is MTVHVSTINTSCGAQIGCLALSAPERINAQNLAMVRQMAAALAAWEHDAQLVAIVLIGAGERGFCAGGDLKALYHAMTSAGAIGEGDAFFAEEYRLCQTIREYPKPVLAWGHGIVMGGGWGLFSAASHRIVTPTSRLAMPETGIGLFPDVAASWWLPQMGSAGRFLALSGAAMNAADALALGAAQWLLPDERRHQTLLELAGLDWQGDTADHQRLAQYLSSIAVPSCAIEPQLLSHQGEFELAASGGYLSAVQYLKDLAGHTCDYLGHVAQRMHKASPTSLYLSWRLQDICADKTLAETVALETQMAACALRYGDFQAGIYATLFDRNQPHRWREASIESLDLAAIEQAFAPVFE
- a CDS encoding M14 family zinc carboxypeptidase codes for the protein MNAQHDLTELAELEAIIAQAPSWLSVQQHGVIHAQTHQYPLYSLSLGSPAADAPVLGFFGGVHGLERIGSQILLALLQSLLVRMEWDSSLQHKLQKMRIVFMPLINPAGMVKGWRSNGDGIDLMRNAPVEASQRPALLVGGHRISRHLPWYRGSADGDMAPENQALCEVVREQLLSAPLSIALDCHSGFGLRDRVWFPYAHTHEPITHLPDVHALAHLFQRSYPNHPYVIEPQARQYLTHGDIWDYLYLQHSQSSQRIFLPLTLELGSWLWIKKNPRQMLSLGGLFNPIVPHRQQRVLRKHLILFEFLIRAVHDYQHWLTQPDNRAQHQQLALQQWYQP
- a CDS encoding alpha/beta fold hydrolase, with the translated sequence MKTWVLLRGLMRETRHWGHFVDQLQTRFPQDQIICIEWPGNGLLHQQQSLTSIGDMAEYVQQSLIEKGIDGPYHVIAISLGAMAAIEWAHRHPHCLASCTLINTSLRRYNPIHQRLRWSQWPVLIRLALLAPAEREAMIMRLTSQRQHVPPLLAWQNYAQQYPISTANALRQLWAASHYRAPSCAPAVPLLMLNALGDQLVDPRCSAQIAAQWQVPLQTHPDAGHDLPLDDGEWVLTQIAATFFNKTEDASQNSLLSEAQIHAL
- a CDS encoding NADPH-dependent FMN reductase; this encodes MKVLAICGSLREKSTNKGLLRFAQANAPEGMEITIADLSQVPFYNADITEQPAAVKTLLAQFDAADAFIFGATEYNYSIAPALKNAIDWASRAEGNTLLGGKAAAIMGAAGGMGSSRSQYHLRQVCTFIDVHPLNKPEVFANAFAGTFDADGNLTDEKIKENIRQQLIALAAWSKKISA